The Colias croceus chromosome 21, ilColCroc2.1 genome window below encodes:
- the LOC123701445 gene encoding tRNA:m(4)X modification enzyme TRM13 homolog isoform X2, which produces MSRSRKLKKDDTRVPCPNDPKHTCYVSKLEKHLAICNARQQEIPEYIKHDVNAPPETGPERKPLSQTPLISIMKLIDKVNYLYEKHIKNEMETLSERDIHTAVQEEWQTEGRTESSLRHLRQASRLMFLIEDESLVQDNTCYVELGAGKGHLSYFAWQAWCSPPSRSRVLLVERAALRHKRDNKIRDVLLNQTNEKPVQNVVNNADHNQVDNEQVKKIENNIENGNIIGDRSNVNDENKSDDLSFRLRADLAHLVLNAVPAVKVCDAVVGFAKHLCGVATDFSLRCLTAPGSLDKVRGIVLATCCHHRCMRGAYVANQQLAELGVDADDFNVILGVVSWATCGDGRSRDKKLDSSPDKENKPLNSEDLEKEVGTKYLGLSREAREEVGRRAKALLDWGRVLYLRGCGFDARLAYYVPSSVSLENVCIIARK; this is translated from the exons ATGAGCCGCAGCCGCAAACTGAAGAAG GATGACACTCGTGTACCGTGTCCAAATGATCCAAAACA CACCTGCTACGTGAGCAAGCTGGAGAAGCATCTTGCAATATGCAATGCTCGTCAGCAAGAGATACCAGAGTATATAAAACATGATGTGAATGCTCCTCCTGAAACTGGACCAGAAAGAAAGCCACTCTCTCAAACACCTCTGATAAGCATTATGAAACTCATTGATAAAgtcaattatttatatgaaa agcacattaaaaatgaaatggaAACACTATCAGAGAGAGATATCCACACAGCAGTGCAAGAGGAGTGGCAGACAGAAGGACGCACAGAGAGCTCTCTGCGACATTTGCGACAGGCCTCCCGACTCATGTTCCTAATTGAAGATGAATCTCTAGTGCAGGATAATACTTGCTATGTTGAACTTGGCGCTGGAAAAG GTCACCTTTCATATTTCGCGTGGCAGGCGTGGTGCTCGCCGCCGAGTCGCAGTCGCGTGCTGCTCGTCGAACGCGCCGCACTCAGACACAAACGAGATAACAAAATACGAGATGTCCTATTGAATCAAACTAATGAGAAACCTGTTCAAAATGTTGTTAACAATGCAGACCATAATCAAGTTGATAATGAGCAAGTaaagaaaattgaaaacaatattgaaaatgGCAATATAATTGGAGATAGATCAAATGTAAATGATGAAAATAAGTCGGATGATTTATCATTTAGATTGAGAGCTGATTTAGCTCACTTGGTGCTAAATGCCGTGCCTGCTGTGAAGGTGTGTGATGCAGTTGTGGGTTTTGCTAAACATCTATGTGGAGTTGCTACAG ATTTCTCCCTGCGTTGTCTGACTGCACCGGGCTCGCTCGACAAAGTGCGCGGGATCGTACTGGCGACGTGCTGCCATCATAGATGCATGCGCGGCGCTTATGTAGCCAACCAGCAACTTGCG gagTTGGGTGTAGATGCTGATGATTTCAATGTTATTCTTGGCGTGGTATCGTGGGCAACATGCGGGGATGGAAGGAGCCGGGACAAGAAACTAGACTCAAGCCCtgacaaagaaaataaaccCCTCAATAGTGAAGATTTAGAAAAAGAAGTGGGAACCAAATATTTAGGACTGTCCCGCGAAGCTCGGGAGGAAGTGGGACGACGGGCCAAAGCGTTGCTGGATTGGGGACGGGTCTTATACCTCAGAGGTTGCGGCTTCGATGCTCGTCTCGCGTATTACGTCCCCAGTTCCGTTTCACTCGAAAACGTTTGTATCATagcaagaaaataa
- the LOC123701445 gene encoding tRNA:m(4)X modification enzyme TRM13 homolog isoform X1 has protein sequence MTKEHLEKPQCQFFVVRKKRLCRMTVRPGRNYCGEHEPQPQTEEGQDDTRVPCPNDPKHTCYVSKLEKHLAICNARQQEIPEYIKHDVNAPPETGPERKPLSQTPLISIMKLIDKVNYLYEKHIKNEMETLSERDIHTAVQEEWQTEGRTESSLRHLRQASRLMFLIEDESLVQDNTCYVELGAGKGHLSYFAWQAWCSPPSRSRVLLVERAALRHKRDNKIRDVLLNQTNEKPVQNVVNNADHNQVDNEQVKKIENNIENGNIIGDRSNVNDENKSDDLSFRLRADLAHLVLNAVPAVKVCDAVVGFAKHLCGVATDFSLRCLTAPGSLDKVRGIVLATCCHHRCMRGAYVANQQLAELGVDADDFNVILGVVSWATCGDGRSRDKKLDSSPDKENKPLNSEDLEKEVGTKYLGLSREAREEVGRRAKALLDWGRVLYLRGCGFDARLAYYVPSSVSLENVCIIARK, from the exons atgaccAAGGAACATCTTGAGAAACCACAATGCCAGTTCTTCGTTGTAAGAAAGAAGCGTTTATGTCGTATGACTGTACGACCAGGTAGAAATTATTGTGGCGAACATGAGCCGCAGCCGCAAACTGAAGAAGGTCAG GATGACACTCGTGTACCGTGTCCAAATGATCCAAAACA CACCTGCTACGTGAGCAAGCTGGAGAAGCATCTTGCAATATGCAATGCTCGTCAGCAAGAGATACCAGAGTATATAAAACATGATGTGAATGCTCCTCCTGAAACTGGACCAGAAAGAAAGCCACTCTCTCAAACACCTCTGATAAGCATTATGAAACTCATTGATAAAgtcaattatttatatgaaa agcacattaaaaatgaaatggaAACACTATCAGAGAGAGATATCCACACAGCAGTGCAAGAGGAGTGGCAGACAGAAGGACGCACAGAGAGCTCTCTGCGACATTTGCGACAGGCCTCCCGACTCATGTTCCTAATTGAAGATGAATCTCTAGTGCAGGATAATACTTGCTATGTTGAACTTGGCGCTGGAAAAG GTCACCTTTCATATTTCGCGTGGCAGGCGTGGTGCTCGCCGCCGAGTCGCAGTCGCGTGCTGCTCGTCGAACGCGCCGCACTCAGACACAAACGAGATAACAAAATACGAGATGTCCTATTGAATCAAACTAATGAGAAACCTGTTCAAAATGTTGTTAACAATGCAGACCATAATCAAGTTGATAATGAGCAAGTaaagaaaattgaaaacaatattgaaaatgGCAATATAATTGGAGATAGATCAAATGTAAATGATGAAAATAAGTCGGATGATTTATCATTTAGATTGAGAGCTGATTTAGCTCACTTGGTGCTAAATGCCGTGCCTGCTGTGAAGGTGTGTGATGCAGTTGTGGGTTTTGCTAAACATCTATGTGGAGTTGCTACAG ATTTCTCCCTGCGTTGTCTGACTGCACCGGGCTCGCTCGACAAAGTGCGCGGGATCGTACTGGCGACGTGCTGCCATCATAGATGCATGCGCGGCGCTTATGTAGCCAACCAGCAACTTGCG gagTTGGGTGTAGATGCTGATGATTTCAATGTTATTCTTGGCGTGGTATCGTGGGCAACATGCGGGGATGGAAGGAGCCGGGACAAGAAACTAGACTCAAGCCCtgacaaagaaaataaaccCCTCAATAGTGAAGATTTAGAAAAAGAAGTGGGAACCAAATATTTAGGACTGTCCCGCGAAGCTCGGGAGGAAGTGGGACGACGGGCCAAAGCGTTGCTGGATTGGGGACGGGTCTTATACCTCAGAGGTTGCGGCTTCGATGCTCGTCTCGCGTATTACGTCCCCAGTTCCGTTTCACTCGAAAACGTTTGTATCATagcaagaaaataa
- the LOC123701463 gene encoding prolyl 3-hydroxylase sudestada1 translates to MSSPRNDSEEPSSSSTGKRSFENDANDAGASGQQQAAKRRLSNTVIEISDTESDDSDVCAVNSYQASADEVKRIRRDYTSSSSSSSDYSSDSESPWEDDSIVVKDKFETKATKAHLNPRANRMDDPNINPALKGQDVIERLTTHWNEDKDHTSEEVTLTCEPFKLCQLHNFLANPEIINNIVDDMNTLDWTRKKMDLYEFHQTTDLANLTWQRSIRGIYELLKTELKSWVSQVTGIELQGVSASCSLYGPGDHLLIHDDRLTDRRVAFILYLAPWQPPHKQNSLQNGGEDSNHKSGSWCGWSAAMGGALELFARDAAGAPLDVARRVYPANNMLAFFQVGKESFHQVGEVLSMELPRLSINGWFHGPAPPPERPLPDTFTKQRLHSKLVVLQQWVESTYMSTRVRAQVQAQMERASEVCLRDLLQPARAQALLHALQAPDVPWEPCDGRHQRRYERVSPAWLEADDGAAGVGVEGAASEGEGAAGAAGAVAAVEGHAVRALARLAGSAAWARLLADCTDLALTAYCRLELQRWTRGNFTLLPTREQYQEPRLEATLYLGVPEHPLCGGQTVYVAPEEAEGEARGGEALVTVPPVHNALNLVYCDAGAASFTKYLSKLTMSEHEQFYILTCTYSE, encoded by the exons ATGAGTTCACCTAGAAACGATAGTGAAGAGCCGTCTTCCAGCTCTACAGGGAAACGGAGTTTTGAAAATGATGCCAATGACGCCGGCGCGTCGGGACAGCAGCAAGCCGCGAAGCGACGACTTTCGAATACTGTAATAGAAATATCTGATACAGAAAGTGATGATTCTGATGTCTGTGCAGTTAATTCTTACCAGGCTTCTGCTGATGAAGTCAAAAGGATTCGAAGAG ACTACACATCATCATCGTCGTCATCGTCAGACTATAGTTCAGACTCGGAGTCCCCATGGGAGGATGACTCTATTGTAGTTAAGGATAAGTTTGAAACCAAAGCAACAAAGGCACATCTAAATCCTAGAGCCAATAGAATGGATGACCCTAATATAAATCCTGCATTGAAG GGACAAGATGTAATAGAAAGGCTCACCACACACTGGAACGAGGACAAAGACCACACCAGTGAGGAGGTGACCCTTACATGTGAACCGTTCAAACTATGCCAATTACACAACTTCCTAGCGAATCCGGAGATTATAAACAACATTGTGGATGATATGAACACATTAGACTGGACAAGGAAAAAGATGGATTTATATGAGTTCCACCAGACAACAGATCTTGCTAATCTTACATGGCAGCGGAGTATTAGAGGCATTTATGAGCTGCTAAAGACTGAATTGAAGAGTTGG GTGTCGCAAGTGACGGGCATAGAACTGCAAGGTGTATCAGCGTCCTGCTCGCTATACGGTCCCGGCGACCACCTGCTGATCCATGACGACAGACTGACGGACCGGCGCGTGGCCTTCATCCTCTACCTCGCGCCGTGGCAGCCGCCGCATAAACAGAACTCGTTACAGAACGGAGGAGAAGATAGTAATCATAAG AGCGGGTCGTGGTGCGGCTGGTCGGCCGCAATGGGCGGGGCGCTGGAGCTGTTCGCGCGCGACGCGGCCGGCGCGCCGCTAGATGTCGCGCGTAGAGTCTACCCCGCTAATAATATGTTAGCGTTTTTCCAAGTGGGCAAGGAATCTTTTCATCAG GTGGGCGAGGTGCTGTCGATGGAGCTGCCGCGGCTATCGATAAACGGCTGGTTCCACGGGCCCGCGCCGCCGCCCGAGCGCCCGCTGCCCGACACCTTCACCAAGCAGCGCTTGCACTCCAAGCTT GTGGTGTTGCAGCAGTGGGTGGAGAGCACGTACATGTCGACCCGCGTGCGCGCGCAGGTGCAGGCGCAGATGGAGCGCGCCAGCGAGGTGTGCCTGCGCGACCTGCTGCAGCCCGCGCGCGCGCAGGCGCTGCTCCACGCGCTGCAGGCGCCCG ACGTCCCGTGGGAGCCGTGTGACGGACGGCACCAGCGGCGCTACGAGCGCGTGTCGCCCGCGTGGCTCGAGGCGGACGACGGCGCGGCGGGGGTGGGGGTGGAGGGGGCAGCTAGTGAGGGGGAGGGGGCAGCGGGGGCAGCTGGGGCAGTGGCGGCGGTGGAGGGGCACGCGGTGCGCGCGCTGGCGCGGCTGGCGGGGTCGGCCGCGTGGGCGCGCCTGCTGGCCGACTGCACCGACCTGGCGCTCACCGCCTACTGCCGCCTCGAGCTGCAGCGCTGGACCAGGGGCAACTTTACC CTGCTCCCCACGCGAGAGCAGTACCAAGAGCCCCGTCTTGAAGCGACGCTGTACCTGGGCGTGCCGGAGCACCCGCTGTGCGGCGGGCAGACCGTGTACGTGGCGCCCGAGGAGGCGGAGGGCGAGGCGCGCGGGGGCGAAGCCCTGGTCACCGTGCCGCCCGTGCACAACGCGCTCAACCTCGTGTACTGCGACGCCGGGGCGGCCTCCTTCACAAAATACCTCAGCAAGCTCACCATGAGTGAGCACGAACAGTTCTACATCCTGACGTGTACTTATAGCGAGTGA